The following coding sequences lie in one Treponema socranskii subsp. buccale genomic window:
- the mraZ gene encoding division/cell wall cluster transcriptional repressor MraZ — translation MSMLTGEFRNTLDEKGRILFPAKLRSELAGNVLIVTQALDRCLWLFTPEEWKTVSSKLMEAASPFSEKNRLVLRRFVAPAQELEFDKSGRLSIPQSLREYAALSKDCVLLGVSKYIELWDAESYRHYIEESEASFRGAAEELGSIFF, via the coding sequence ATGAGTATGCTGACAGGAGAATTTCGGAATACGCTTGACGAAAAGGGAAGAATTCTCTTTCCCGCCAAACTGCGTTCCGAACTTGCCGGAAATGTGCTCATCGTGACGCAGGCTCTTGACCGCTGCCTATGGCTTTTTACTCCCGAAGAATGGAAAACCGTTTCTTCGAAACTCATGGAAGCCGCGTCTCCGTTCAGCGAAAAAAACCGCCTCGTGCTCAGGAGGTTTGTCGCGCCGGCGCAGGAACTTGAGTTCGATAAATCGGGGCGGCTTTCGATCCCCCAAAGTCTGCGCGAATATGCCGCGCTTTCCAAAGACTGCGTTTTGCTCGGCGTCAGCAAATACATCGAGCTGTGGGACGCGGAAAGCTATCGGCACTATATCGAGGAAAGCGAAGCGTCGTTCCGCGGGGCTGCGGAAGAGCTCGGCTCGATCTTTTTTTAG
- a CDS encoding flagellar filament outer layer protein FlaA — MKKIILAVCAVLAGGLIFAQNSSLLEPTPETIGADSAAMALREINVDKFEREGSWNVTISSDYGFITSRLFDGNPAMKDTLEEDKGKEDEDAFVYGVKVEFFRRGVNSFYITSVRPLPVEGIAKTISVWVCGRNQDHNLWVLVQDMFGRNYELYMGTLGFAGWKKMTAVVPPSPDGEHGIVQQSAFYNSRPGLRIVGFRIDCNPMLARGSYYVYFDALRVVTDLYDLQYRDEDDMSDNW, encoded by the coding sequence ATGAAAAAAATCATATTGGCGGTTTGTGCCGTACTTGCAGGCGGTTTGATCTTTGCGCAGAATTCGAGCCTTTTGGAACCGACGCCCGAAACGATCGGAGCGGATTCCGCCGCGATGGCGCTCCGCGAAATAAACGTCGATAAATTCGAACGCGAAGGTTCGTGGAACGTCACGATCTCTTCGGATTACGGTTTTATCACGTCGCGCCTTTTCGACGGAAATCCCGCGATGAAAGACACGCTCGAAGAGGATAAAGGTAAAGAAGACGAAGATGCGTTCGTGTACGGCGTAAAAGTCGAATTTTTCCGCCGCGGTGTCAATTCCTTTTACATCACGTCGGTACGCCCGCTGCCCGTCGAAGGTATTGCAAAGACGATCAGCGTGTGGGTGTGCGGACGGAATCAGGATCATAATCTGTGGGTACTCGTACAGGATATGTTCGGACGCAATTACGAGCTGTATATGGGAACGCTCGGTTTTGCCGGCTGGAAAAAGATGACGGCCGTCGTTCCGCCTTCTCCCGACGGAGAGCACGGCATCGTACAGCAGAGCGCGTTTTACAACAGCCGTCCGGGTCTGCGCATCGTCGGCTTCAGAATCGACTGCAATCCGATGCTTGCTCGCGGTTCGTACTATGTGTATTTCGATGCGCTCCGTGTCGTCACCGATTTGTACGATTTGCAGTACCGCGACGAAGACGATATGTCCGATAACTGGTAA
- a CDS encoding flagellar filament outer layer protein FlaA, whose amino-acid sequence MKKGLVVCMGFGLLLAYAAPAFSQETLQTQKSTESFVIDKFNSEGENGWTWDVSASRYIADGYPKMGYFDGIPNSLKYLLKDGKDNQKVLGVQIAFKRKGDNWFEVYPVKDGKAYEIPFVGTVTQIDFWVWGAHYMYFLDLLVRDADGRVLVLPAGNLAFDGWKNMVVSVPGWIRQHSRASSGRDSMSFLGFRIRTSPEEFVDSYTIFFDQMKYVTRALANIFDGYELKDADFGNASEGK is encoded by the coding sequence ATGAAAAAGGGCTTGGTAGTCTGTATGGGGTTTGGACTGCTTTTGGCGTATGCGGCGCCGGCTTTCAGCCAAGAAACGCTGCAGACGCAAAAGAGCACCGAATCGTTTGTGATCGACAAATTCAACAGCGAAGGCGAAAACGGATGGACGTGGGACGTCAGCGCGAGCCGTTATATTGCCGACGGTTATCCTAAAATGGGGTACTTCGACGGAATTCCCAATTCGCTGAAATACTTGCTCAAAGACGGTAAGGATAATCAAAAAGTGCTCGGCGTGCAGATCGCGTTTAAGCGAAAGGGCGACAACTGGTTTGAAGTGTATCCGGTAAAAGACGGAAAAGCGTATGAAATTCCTTTTGTCGGAACGGTCACACAGATCGATTTTTGGGTGTGGGGCGCGCACTATATGTATTTCCTCGATCTGCTTGTCAGAGATGCCGACGGCCGCGTTCTCGTGCTTCCTGCGGGCAACCTCGCATTCGACGGATGGAAAAACATGGTTGTTTCCGTTCCGGGCTGGATACGGCAGCATTCGAGGGCGAGCAGCGGCAGGGACTCGATGTCGTTTCTCGGTTTCAGGATCCGTACGAGTCCCGAAGAATTCGTCGATTCGTATACGATCTTTTTCGATCAGATGAAATACGTTACGAGGGCGCTTGCGAATATCTTCGACGGTTACGAACTCAAAGATGCGGACTTCGGCAATGCTTCGGAGGGCAAATAA
- a CDS encoding alpha/beta hydrolase: MASIRYTLTKFLFKSFVRPMMKKAASDPEHFLKEQYKAQQKKKLALSDLHKKYDFDERTAGGIPYYAVHSRDKNCGGTGAQKKLVLYFFGGGFVMSGDAGDFDFAQDMADQTGADVWIVWYKLFPETTGKELIESIIDVYKEALGAYEAKDIAFFGLSSGGSLCLDICTYITEQKLGLPLPGKLIPFSATIQMPPTTAQLDNMKRIAKKDAMFTAEYVEAASKMMSLCGALGFLGNSVSYSWKGFPRIAAFYGTDEIYYAELDAFKQKCEADGVALEIHIGKGMMHTWAAAGWLPEAKETRKIIYAYIKEN, translated from the coding sequence ATGGCAAGCATTCGATATACGCTTACGAAATTTTTATTTAAAAGTTTTGTGCGCCCGATGATGAAAAAGGCCGCCTCCGATCCTGAACATTTCCTTAAAGAACAGTATAAGGCGCAGCAAAAAAAGAAACTCGCGCTTTCGGATCTTCACAAAAAATACGACTTCGATGAAAGGACGGCAGGCGGAATTCCGTATTATGCCGTACACAGCCGCGATAAAAATTGCGGCGGTACGGGTGCGCAGAAAAAGCTCGTGCTGTACTTTTTCGGCGGCGGCTTCGTGATGTCAGGCGATGCGGGCGATTTCGATTTTGCACAGGATATGGCCGATCAAACGGGAGCCGACGTGTGGATTGTGTGGTATAAGCTTTTTCCCGAAACGACGGGGAAAGAACTTATCGAATCGATTATCGACGTTTATAAAGAAGCGCTCGGCGCATATGAGGCGAAAGACATCGCCTTTTTCGGCCTGTCGTCCGGCGGCTCTTTGTGCCTTGACATTTGTACATACATTACCGAACAAAAACTCGGCCTTCCGCTTCCGGGCAAACTCATTCCGTTTTCGGCTACGATCCAAATGCCGCCGACAACCGCACAGCTTGACAATATGAAGCGCATCGCAAAAAAAGATGCGATGTTTACCGCAGAATACGTCGAAGCCGCATCAAAGATGATGTCGCTGTGCGGAGCGCTCGGTTTTTTGGGGAATTCCGTTTCATACAGCTGGAAAGGTTTTCCGCGCATCGCGGCCTTTTACGGAACGGACGAAATCTATTATGCCGAACTCGATGCCTTTAAGCAAAAATGTGAAGCGGACGGCGTTGCGCTTGAAATTCATATCGGAAAAGGCATGATGCACACGTGGGCTGCCGCGGGCTGGCTTCCGGAAGCGAAGGAAACGCGCAAAATTATTTACGCATATATAAAAGAAAATTGA
- a CDS encoding DUF421 domain-containing protein codes for MQNYVLGGIIGGVIYNNNIRLLDYIGVLCIWCTLVLILKWIKTHNVKAKQVIDGKALIIIDNGKINIENCEKAGLSAHDIAFKLRTKNVYSTKDVKRAVVEQNGQLIIILPGEANPKFPLITDGQLQADILEVIGKDEEWLIEEIKKQGLNKYSDVFLGEYVDGKLRLTAYESKQDE; via the coding sequence GTGCAAAATTACGTGCTCGGAGGTATTATCGGAGGCGTGATTTATAACAATAATATTCGGTTATTGGATTATATAGGCGTTTTATGTATTTGGTGTACGCTTGTATTGATCTTAAAATGGATCAAAACGCATAATGTGAAAGCAAAACAGGTCATAGACGGAAAAGCATTGATAATTATTGATAACGGCAAAATCAATATTGAAAATTGTGAAAAAGCGGGTTTATCCGCTCATGATATAGCTTTTAAGCTTCGAACAAAAAACGTTTATTCAACAAAAGATGTAAAAAGAGCGGTCGTGGAGCAAAACGGTCAATTGATCATTATACTTCCGGGAGAAGCAAATCCGAAGTTTCCGCTGATAACGGACGGGCAGCTGCAAGCGGATATTTTAGAAGTGATAGGCAAGGATGAAGAATGGCTGATCGAAGAAATTAAAAAGCAGGGATTAAATAAATACAGCGATGTGTTTTTGGGAGAATATGTGGACGGCAAGCTGAGGCTGACAGCATATGAGTCCAAACAAGACGAATAA
- a CDS encoding SIR2 family NAD-dependent protein deacylase, translating to MEFVNEFLPLLERLNEALSKADTVLIGAGAGLSTSAGFTYSGDRFEKYFSDFRTKYGFTDMYTGGFYPFKTLEEFWAYWSRYIMINRYTDAPKPIYENLRKLTAGKDYFVLTTNVDHCFQKAGFDKTRLFYTQGDYGLWQCSVPCHDKTYDNEDAVRKMVETQKDMRIPSDLIPYCPRCGKPMSMNLRSDSTFVEDEGWHRASERCGNFIAAHKNENILFLELGVGSNTPGIIKYPFWRMCADNPRSLYACINYGEAFCPDEIRDRAICINGDIANVLSVLEKMRRL from the coding sequence ATGGAATTTGTAAATGAATTTTTGCCGCTCCTTGAGCGGCTGAACGAAGCGCTTTCGAAAGCGGATACCGTGCTGATCGGCGCGGGCGCGGGACTTTCAACTTCCGCAGGTTTTACCTATTCGGGCGATCGCTTTGAAAAATATTTTTCCGATTTCCGCACAAAGTACGGCTTTACCGATATGTATACGGGCGGTTTTTATCCGTTTAAAACGCTCGAAGAATTTTGGGCGTACTGGAGCCGCTACATTATGATAAACCGCTATACCGACGCGCCGAAACCGATCTACGAAAATCTGCGTAAGCTGACGGCCGGCAAGGATTACTTTGTGCTGACGACGAACGTCGATCACTGCTTTCAAAAAGCGGGCTTTGATAAAACGCGGCTCTTTTACACGCAGGGCGACTACGGCTTATGGCAGTGTTCCGTTCCCTGCCACGACAAAACCTACGACAACGAGGACGCCGTCCGCAAAATGGTCGAAACGCAAAAAGACATGCGCATTCCGTCCGATTTGATTCCGTACTGTCCGAGATGCGGGAAACCGATGTCGATGAACCTTCGAAGCGATTCAACATTCGTGGAAGACGAAGGTTGGCACCGAGCTTCCGAACGCTGCGGCAACTTTATCGCGGCGCATAAAAACGAAAACATCCTCTTTTTGGAATTGGGCGTCGGCTCGAATACGCCCGGTATTATCAAATATCCGTTTTGGCGTATGTGCGCCGACAACCCGCGTTCGCTTTACGCGTGCATCAATTACGGCGAAGCGTTTTGTCCCGACGAAATCCGCGACCGCGCGATTTGCATAAACGGAGATATTGCAAACGTGCTGAGCGTGCTGGAAAAAATGCGGCGATTGTGA
- a CDS encoding VOC family protein — protein sequence MKIEHVALYVHDLEGARTFFMKYLGAKSNGGYHNPRTDFRSYFLSFDGGARLELMHKPGMTDVPKALARTGYAHIAFSVGSKEKVDALTAELKADGYEVIGEPRTTGDGYYESCILAIEQNQIEITV from the coding sequence ATGAAAATCGAACATGTTGCGTTGTATGTACATGATTTGGAAGGTGCCCGAACCTTTTTCATGAAATATTTGGGAGCAAAATCAAACGGCGGATATCACAATCCCCGGACGGATTTTCGCTCGTATTTTCTTTCGTTCGACGGCGGTGCGCGGCTTGAACTTATGCATAAGCCGGGAATGACGGATGTGCCGAAAGCGCTTGCCCGCACCGGCTATGCGCACATTGCGTTCAGCGTGGGAAGCAAGGAAAAAGTGGACGCGTTGACTGCCGAACTGAAAGCGGACGGCTATGAAGTTATCGGCGAGCCGAGGACAACCGGCGACGGCTATTATGAAAGCTGTATTTTGGCGATTGAGCAAAATCAGATAGAAATTACCGTTTGA
- a CDS encoding DUF523 domain-containing protein, with amino-acid sequence MKIAVSACLLGENCKYNGGNNFSQKVIEFVKGHEVVPLCPEVLGGLPVPREPAEIVRGLVMRKNGNSVDAEFRKGAQIALKKILDREIELVILQSRSPSCGVNMIYDGSFSGKLISGQGVFAKLLKENNIKVIDVEDL; translated from the coding sequence ATGAAAATCGCTGTCAGTGCATGCCTGTTGGGAGAGAATTGCAAATATAATGGCGGAAATAATTTTTCTCAAAAAGTAATTGAATTTGTAAAAGGACATGAAGTTGTTCCGCTCTGTCCTGAAGTTCTTGGCGGATTGCCTGTTCCAAGAGAACCCGCTGAAATAGTCAGAGGACTTGTCATGCGGAAAAACGGAAACTCCGTAGATGCGGAATTCAGAAAAGGAGCACAAATCGCCTTGAAAAAGATTCTCGACCGGGAAATTGAACTTGTAATTCTTCAGTCGAGAAGCCCTTCTTGCGGTGTAAATATGATATATGACGGTTCTTTTTCAGGAAAACTGATTTCGGGGCAAGGTGTTTTTGCAAAGCTTCTCAAAGAAAACAATATCAAGGTGATAGATGTTGAAGATTTATAG
- a CDS encoding TIGR02328 family protein: MISELPRRQLLGQHRECCALRGNGRGRQHATVNYVFRYSPYLLYRYHRLIMTEMNRRGYRGSPEWLDKDYRGRRCPAYNNLAVIEVLNPIYTEHDDCYYRECLKNLETKGIHLD, translated from the coding sequence TTGATTAGCGAACTGCCGCGCCGACAGCTGTTGGGACAACATAGGGAATGCTGTGCCTTGCGCGGAAACGGCCGGGGCAGGCAGCATGCAACCGTCAATTATGTTTTTCGTTATTCACCCTATCTGCTTTATCGTTATCACCGACTCATTATGACAGAGATGAATCGGCGAGGCTACAGGGGCAGTCCGGAGTGGTTGGACAAAGACTATCGCGGCAGGAGATGTCCGGCATATAACAATTTAGCCGTCATCGAAGTACTCAACCCCATATATACTGAACATGATGACTGCTATTATCGTGAGTGTCTCAAGAATTTGGAAACCAAGGGAATTCATTTGGATTAA
- a CDS encoding methyltransferase family protein, which yields MEKDLCFKALVKFFFGVIVVGILLFLPAGTFYYWKAWLLMGILFIPMFFAGLILLLKNPELLKKRLNIKEEQAEQRLVIKLTGLMFLLGFILAGLNFRFGWIIAPDWLSWISAVVFLFSYMLYAEVLKENAYLSRTVEVQKGQKVVDTGLYGIVRHPMYTITIFLFLSMPLVLGSPISFVVFLAYPVIIAKRIKNEEAVLEKELNGYVEYKNKVKYKIIPYIW from the coding sequence ATGGAAAAAGATTTATGCTTTAAGGCTTTGGTAAAGTTTTTTTTCGGTGTGATTGTCGTAGGGATTTTACTGTTTTTGCCTGCAGGAACATTTTATTATTGGAAAGCATGGTTATTGATGGGAATATTATTTATTCCGATGTTTTTTGCGGGACTTATATTGCTGTTGAAAAATCCCGAATTGCTCAAAAAACGCTTGAATATAAAAGAAGAGCAAGCGGAACAAAGGCTTGTGATAAAACTGACAGGATTGATGTTTCTTTTGGGATTTATTTTGGCCGGATTGAATTTCCGCTTCGGATGGATAATAGCACCCGATTGGTTGTCATGGATCAGTGCTGTCGTATTTCTTTTTTCATATATGCTTTATGCGGAAGTATTAAAGGAGAATGCCTACTTATCACGAACGGTTGAAGTCCAAAAGGGGCAAAAGGTCGTTGATACCGGATTGTATGGGATTGTTCGCCATCCAATGTATACCATAACGATTTTTTTATTTCTGTCGATGCCTTTGGTGCTGGGTTCTCCTATCTCTTTTGTCGTTTTTCTTGCATATCCTGTCATTATTGCAAAAAGAATTAAAAATGAAGAAGCCGTCCTTGAAAAAGAATTAAACGGGTATGTCGAATATAAAAATAAAGTAAAATACAAAATCATTCCGTATATTTGGTGA
- a CDS encoding GNAT family N-acetyltransferase: MVREAVKEDLYELLNLYLFLHEKDIPENSSRLENTWKTIIEDKNHHIIVNEINGKILSSCVCVIIPNLTRDVRPYAFIENVVTNEEYRGKGYATECLNYAKEIAIKNNCYKMMLLTGTKKESTLNFYKNAGYNSEDKTAFIQWLE; the protein is encoded by the coding sequence ATGGTAAGAGAAGCGGTTAAAGAAGATTTATATGAATTATTGAACCTATATCTGTTTTTACACGAAAAAGATATTCCGGAAAATTCAAGCCGTCTGGAAAACACATGGAAAACAATTATTGAAGATAAAAATCATCATATCATCGTCAATGAAATAAACGGCAAAATACTGTCGTCCTGCGTTTGTGTGATCATTCCGAATTTGACGAGGGATGTGCGCCCGTATGCGTTTATTGAAAATGTCGTTACAAATGAAGAATATCGCGGAAAAGGATACGCAACGGAATGTCTCAATTATGCAAAGGAAATAGCGATTAAAAATAATTGCTATAAGATGATGCTTTTAACGGGTACAAAAAAAGAAAGCACATTGAATTTCTATAAAAATGCCGGGTACAACAGCGAGGACAAAACGGCATTTATACAGTGGCTTGAGTAA
- a CDS encoding CPBP family intramembrane glutamic endopeptidase, whose protein sequence is MPHSKEGLICTLTMLLGLLSPAIIALITVFGSKSKELKADFKRKIFRFYKLRPKYIFAAVIIFALIVGCSILLSTFWGQSLNQFSVTEGFSFTGAGVTSAFLTILLASVLEEVGWRGYGEDSIAQYCSWFKESIIFGFVWALWHLPLFFIPGTYHYGIREMNVLYMFNFFISVIPFGFITTWVYVKNNRSILASIIFHLFVNFMQEKIAMTQTTKCVETICVTIAAAIIVFTNKDLFFEKRHIGRILES, encoded by the coding sequence ATGCCGCATTCTAAAGAAGGTTTAATTTGCACGCTCACAATGCTGCTCGGACTCCTTTCGCCGGCAATAATCGCACTCATCACCGTGTTCGGTTCAAAAAGCAAAGAACTGAAAGCGGACTTTAAACGCAAGATTTTCAGATTTTATAAATTAAGGCCGAAATACATCTTTGCCGCCGTAATTATTTTTGCACTGATAGTCGGCTGCTCCATTTTGCTTTCAACCTTTTGGGGACAGTCTTTAAATCAGTTTTCCGTCACGGAGGGTTTTTCTTTTACCGGAGCGGGCGTCACTTCCGCATTTTTAACGATTTTGCTTGCTTCGGTTTTGGAAGAAGTCGGCTGGCGCGGTTACGGTGAAGACTCAATCGCTCAATACTGCAGCTGGTTCAAAGAATCGATTATATTCGGCTTCGTCTGGGCATTATGGCACTTGCCGCTATTTTTTATTCCGGGCACTTATCATTACGGAATACGCGAAATGAATGTTTTATATATGTTCAACTTTTTTATTTCCGTTATTCCGTTCGGTTTTATAACAACATGGGTGTATGTGAAAAATAACCGAAGCATACTTGCAAGTATTATTTTTCACCTTTTTGTAAACTTCATGCAGGAAAAAATTGCGATGACACAAACGACAAAATGCGTCGAAACAATCTGCGTTACCATTGCCGCCGCGATTATCGTTTTTACAAACAAAGATCTCTTCTTTGAAAAACGCCACATAGGGAGAATATTGGAAAGCTGA
- a CDS encoding DDE-type integrase/transposase/recombinase: MSSISEIYRVRQRAIEYAIKHNNNSKAAVKYKTSRQQIKRWRDRYDGTVQSLLPKSRRPKSHPNQHTQEEVEMVMKKYRKFGYEGLAEVYVKARKEGYSRTYDSMCKIIRKMKGNAKEKPKKLHKRKKKVEQAKYPGERVQIDIKYVPEECIQFGTRDQKYYQITALDEYTRKRVLRIADEKSTYQTAKFLENLEREQGFDIKKVQTDNGKEFTNSESDKKTLFELKLEEKGIEYVTTRPYSPWENGKVERSHRLDSKYYADKKFKSKEELLRAIRKYNTRYNNISRKVLGFKSPNEVLKEYKQNQ, from the coding sequence ATGAGTAGTATATCAGAAATATACCGTGTTCGTCAACGGGCAATTGAGTATGCAATAAAACATAATAATAATTCAAAGGCAGCAGTGAAGTATAAGACATCACGTCAGCAGATAAAACGTTGGAGAGACAGATACGATGGCACAGTCCAGTCTCTCCTGCCAAAAAGCAGAAGACCTAAAAGCCACCCAAACCAGCACACGCAAGAAGAAGTAGAGATGGTTATGAAAAAGTACAGGAAATTTGGCTATGAAGGGCTGGCAGAAGTTTATGTCAAAGCGAGAAAGGAAGGCTATAGCCGTACATACGATTCAATGTGCAAGATAATAAGGAAAATGAAGGGCAATGCCAAAGAAAAGCCTAAAAAGCTGCATAAAAGAAAAAAAAAGGTTGAACAGGCGAAGTACCCTGGGGAAAGAGTACAGATAGACATAAAATATGTTCCGGAAGAATGCATACAGTTTGGTACACGTGACCAGAAGTATTATCAAATAACGGCATTAGATGAATATACAAGAAAAAGAGTGTTAAGGATAGCAGATGAAAAAAGCACCTATCAGACCGCAAAGTTTCTAGAGAACTTGGAAAGGGAGCAGGGATTTGACATAAAGAAAGTTCAGACAGACAATGGGAAAGAGTTCACAAATTCTGAAAGTGATAAGAAAACACTGTTTGAGCTGAAACTGGAGGAGAAGGGGATAGAGTACGTGACAACCCGTCCATATTCGCCATGGGAGAATGGAAAAGTGGAAAGAAGCCACAGGCTTGACAGCAAGTACTATGCAGACAAGAAATTTAAAAGCAAGGAAGAACTGTTAAGGGCAATAAGGAAATACAATACAAGATACAACAACATATCAAGAAAAGTACTAGGCTTTAAGAGTCCAAATGAAGTGTTAAAAGAGTACAAGCAAAATCAGTAG
- a CDS encoding helix-turn-helix domain-containing protein: protein MAKTPIVDKGCFISNDVKRSIVLNLCETKSMDLIAREHCVSPTSIARILRLTEDRRRKNILSIDEFKSVNTVDASMSVNLTDLEERKVSDIM, encoded by the coding sequence ATGGCTAAAACACCTATCGTAGATAAGGGGTGCTTCATATCGAATGATGTTAAGAGGTCTATAGTTTTAAACCTATGTGAGACTAAGTCAATGGACCTAATTGCAAGAGAACACTGTGTATCTCCTACTAGTATTGCCAGAATACTCCGTTTAACTGAAGATAGGAGAAGAAAAAATATTCTATCAATAGATGAATTCAAGTCAGTAAATACAGTTGATGCGTCTATGAGTGTAAATTTAACCGATTTAGAAGAAAGAAAGGTTTCTGATATAATGTAA
- the aspT gene encoding aspartate-alanine antiporter, with amino-acid sequence MNIGLISHEVLETAQHITITGFSDIAHYLIANPVISIFICLALGYLIGKLKIKSFTIGATVGTLLVGLLISLVFKGVGTYEIDGTVKTIFFSLFIFAIGYEVGPSFFASLKSSGLKIIILSLFFAVAAFVVSIVLFKAFGIGAGEAGGILAGSLTQSAILGTADSTMKGMLSGTELKTAESQMAIAYALTYVFGTVGVVVFLKNGAAKLIGVNLTDTVKKKIDQTNFHESSSENTVVGNIKARAFCIENGAEFIGKTIGSVEEQYGDDLTITQIIRKGKKVSLAPDVQLLEGDTVTIIGLLDAVLHFEAPGMKETDDSEALKLDVIKQEIVLTNHFSLDVIKHLSENGIVISEKKRDNNVLSEDQALKALDHLTLVGPKALITKVVKKLGYVKDTGTETDVSFISMGLVVGLLIGAISFVVSGIPITLGSGGGALIGGLLFGYYQDKHSNYGLMPKATRWFCKSVGLNLFIAIVGLTSGASFLSALQSMGVKVLLIGVLVTILPHIASVYFGKFVLKLDAVDIIGALCGAGTCTAALNGVVEEYDSSIFAIAYTPGYAMGNILLTVLGPLVVAICIH; translated from the coding sequence ATGAATATAGGATTAATCTCACATGAAGTGTTGGAAACAGCACAGCATATTACGATAACAGGTTTTTCTGATATAGCCCATTATTTGATTGCAAATCCGGTTATTTCCATTTTTATATGTCTTGCACTAGGGTATCTTATTGGAAAGCTAAAAATCAAATCCTTTACTATAGGTGCCACTGTAGGAACTTTGCTGGTAGGACTTCTCATATCCCTGGTATTTAAGGGGGTGGGAACCTATGAGATTGACGGAACTGTGAAGACAATCTTTTTCTCACTGTTTATTTTTGCTATCGGATATGAGGTTGGGCCTTCATTCTTTGCAAGTTTAAAAAGCTCCGGCCTTAAGATTATTATCCTATCCCTTTTCTTCGCCGTGGCAGCCTTTGTCGTTTCTATAGTTTTGTTTAAGGCTTTTGGTATCGGAGCGGGAGAAGCCGGCGGAATTTTGGCCGGTAGCCTTACACAGTCTGCAATCCTGGGAACAGCGGATTCCACGATGAAGGGAATGCTTTCAGGCACAGAACTGAAAACAGCGGAAAGTCAGATGGCAATTGCCTATGCTCTTACCTATGTTTTCGGAACCGTTGGGGTAGTGGTGTTTTTGAAAAACGGTGCAGCGAAGTTAATTGGTGTAAATCTGACAGATACTGTTAAGAAGAAAATCGATCAAACAAATTTCCATGAGTCTTCTTCGGAAAATACTGTTGTTGGAAATATCAAAGCACGTGCATTTTGCATAGAAAATGGTGCAGAATTTATTGGTAAAACAATAGGTTCGGTGGAAGAGCAGTACGGGGATGATCTTACAATAACGCAAATCATTCGAAAGGGTAAAAAGGTGAGCCTTGCGCCGGATGTGCAGCTCCTGGAAGGGGATACGGTTACGATTATCGGACTTCTTGATGCAGTATTGCATTTTGAAGCTCCGGGCATGAAGGAAACGGATGATTCGGAAGCCCTTAAGCTTGATGTGATAAAGCAGGAAATCGTTTTGACTAATCATTTCTCTCTGGATGTGATAAAGCATCTTTCAGAAAATGGAATCGTCATTTCAGAGAAGAAGAGAGACAACAATGTCCTTTCTGAAGATCAGGCGTTAAAAGCTCTCGACCACTTGACCTTGGTGGGACCGAAAGCCTTGATTACGAAGGTTGTAAAGAAACTTGGTTATGTGAAGGATACAGGTACCGAGACAGATGTATCCTTCATCAGCATGGGGCTTGTAGTCGGTTTATTAATCGGTGCAATCAGCTTCGTAGTATCCGGAATTCCGATTACACTCGGATCCGGCGGAGGTGCCTTGATTGGAGGGCTTTTATTCGGATATTATCAGGACAAACATTCTAACTATGGACTGATGCCGAAAGCAACACGGTGGTTTTGCAAGAGTGTGGGACTGAATCTATTTATCGCCATTGTGGGGCTTACATCCGGTGCATCCTTCTTATCCGCCCTGCAATCGATGGGCGTAAAGGTGCTTTTAATCGGTGTTTTGGTGACTATTTTGCCTCATATTGCTTCCGTTTACTTCGGAAAATTTGTATTAAAGCTGGATGCTGTAGATATCATTGGAGCTCTGTGCGGTGCCGGAACCTGTACCGCAGCGCTTAACGGAGTTGTGGAGGAATATGATTCAAGTATTTTTGCTATAGCATATACACCAGGATATGCAATGGGAAATATTTTACTTACAGTCTTAGGTCCTCTTGTAGTAGCAATATGCATACATTAG